In Streptomyces thermolilacinus SPC6, a single genomic region encodes these proteins:
- a CDS encoding ABC transporter ATP-binding protein yields the protein MSATPAARWPFSGGKATGKTTRKPTGKAGKAGTPGTPAATPATPEKPVPLLEARGLVRTHHGEGGPVHAVRGVDLTVRRGEFIAVTGPSGAGKSTLLHLLGGLQRPDEGTVRIDGEPTDGYTEARWAVERRRSIGIVFQFFNLVSNLTVADNVELPALLAGASARTARAERDKLLTELGLAAKARSMPGELSGGEQQRVALARALVNHPRLLLADEPAGSLDSKGTREVMRLLSRFHQRGQTIVLVTHDARLASAADRVISFFDGRITDDVTLGGDDDHDDTPEAGPRTAGPARVVELRD from the coding sequence ATGAGCGCCACGCCCGCGGCCCGGTGGCCCTTTTCCGGGGGGAAGGCCACGGGGAAGACCACCAGGAAGCCCACGGGGAAGGCCGGGAAGGCCGGGACGCCCGGGACCCCCGCCGCGACGCCCGCGACCCCCGAGAAGCCCGTGCCGCTCCTGGAGGCCCGCGGCCTGGTCAGGACCCACCACGGGGAAGGCGGCCCCGTCCACGCCGTACGCGGAGTGGACCTCACCGTCCGACGCGGCGAGTTCATCGCCGTCACCGGCCCGTCCGGCGCCGGGAAGTCCACCCTCCTGCACCTCCTCGGCGGCCTCCAGCGCCCCGACGAGGGCACCGTACGTATCGACGGCGAGCCCACCGACGGCTACACCGAGGCCCGCTGGGCCGTGGAGCGCCGCCGCAGCATCGGCATCGTCTTCCAGTTCTTCAACCTCGTCTCCAACCTCACCGTCGCCGACAACGTCGAGCTGCCCGCCCTCCTCGCCGGAGCCTCCGCCCGCACCGCCCGCGCCGAACGCGACAAGCTCCTCACCGAACTCGGCCTCGCCGCCAAGGCCCGCAGCATGCCCGGCGAACTCTCCGGCGGCGAACAGCAGCGCGTCGCCCTCGCCCGCGCCCTGGTCAACCACCCCCGGCTGCTCCTCGCCGACGAACCGGCCGGCAGCCTCGACAGCAAGGGCACCCGCGAAGTCATGCGGCTGCTGTCCCGCTTCCACCAGCGCGGCCAGACCATCGTCCTCGTCACCCACGACGCCCGGCTGGCCAGCGCCGCCGACCGCGTCATCAGCTTCTTCGACGGTCGGATCACCGACGACGTCACCCTCGGCGGCGACGACGACCACGACGACACCCCCGAAGCCGGGCCGCGCACCGCCGGGCCCGCCCGCGTCGTCGAGCTGAGGGACTGA
- a CDS encoding FtsX-like permease family protein, whose amino-acid sequence MRAMLRWAHADLRTHRGEALFLVSATAGIVASLLLAAALFGYATNPWQRIFTQSHGAHVWLHTGRAADPARLVSLDGVASLAGPYDTVATTVASRGARAAVALRAAAPEPPATGRPLLTAGRWLDPAVPDGVVLESGLADALVAGPGDTLALPGGTGRTLTVLGVADTAEPRYEPGERPGTVWAPPATVRTTPGLPGRVTGLRLTDADDTEYAVQRAVTALGAGAVTDITPWQRARAQAQDDTRLLGRILGLFGLGALAAAALAVFGAISTRVRGHLRDISVLKAIGFTPGQVVRVFLAQHLAYAVLGAALATALTQALGGRIPGRVGDAVGVWQGLPGHTAALLGVPAAVVVLIGAATGLAAWRAGRVPPVPAGTSAGPRTGRGLSRPALRALALPGVPPALVLGWHRAFGRGRHAPATVARLALPLLLITVALSAWTTIERFGSRPEQLGLPAALTARPTEGVGDREARALLQRSPDVLAAHRGLEVAALVPGQTGTIALRGLGTRQDPYPYSVAEGRPARGPDEAVAGQGLLDLLGVQVGDWVRVTVGGRPQVLHLVGRSIEPENGGRTISTSLDTLRENDPDLRPTVYHLRLRPGADPHAVRAELLQAAAGRLDIHEVSGPADRLAALRGVVAGLIAVLALIGLTEVSTAIGGAVRDGERDLLAWKAMGLSARQVTAVTVSAVGCTALAAAVAGTALGVPLAHWLIDHEGRTSGIGAGIAHGPSPLHLLAVAAAAVLGAVALAAVPAVRSARRRLADTLAAYA is encoded by the coding sequence GTGCGGGCCATGCTGCGCTGGGCGCACGCCGATCTGCGGACGCACCGGGGCGAGGCGCTGTTCCTCGTCTCCGCCACCGCCGGGATCGTCGCCTCGCTCCTCCTCGCCGCCGCCCTCTTCGGGTACGCCACCAACCCCTGGCAGCGGATCTTCACCCAGTCCCACGGCGCCCACGTCTGGCTCCACACCGGCCGGGCCGCCGACCCCGCACGCCTCGTCTCCCTCGACGGCGTCGCCTCTCTCGCCGGACCGTACGACACGGTCGCCACCACCGTCGCCTCGCGCGGCGCCCGCGCCGCCGTCGCACTGCGCGCCGCCGCGCCCGAACCGCCCGCCACCGGCCGCCCCCTGCTCACCGCGGGCCGCTGGCTCGACCCGGCCGTACCCGACGGCGTCGTCCTGGAGTCCGGCCTCGCCGACGCGCTCGTCGCAGGCCCCGGCGACACGCTCGCCCTCCCCGGCGGCACCGGCCGCACCCTCACCGTCCTCGGCGTCGCCGACACCGCCGAACCCCGCTACGAACCCGGCGAACGCCCCGGCACCGTCTGGGCCCCGCCCGCCACCGTCCGCACCACCCCCGGCCTGCCCGGCCGCGTCACCGGACTGCGCCTCACCGACGCCGACGACACCGAGTACGCCGTGCAGCGCGCCGTCACCGCCCTCGGCGCGGGCGCCGTCACCGACATCACCCCCTGGCAGCGGGCCCGCGCCCAAGCCCAGGACGACACCCGGCTCCTCGGGCGGATCCTCGGCCTGTTCGGGCTCGGCGCCCTCGCCGCCGCCGCGCTCGCCGTCTTCGGCGCGATCAGCACCCGCGTGCGGGGCCACCTCCGCGACATCTCCGTCCTCAAGGCCATCGGCTTCACCCCCGGCCAGGTCGTCCGTGTCTTCCTCGCCCAGCACCTCGCGTACGCCGTGCTCGGCGCCGCCCTCGCCACCGCCCTCACCCAGGCCCTCGGCGGCCGCATACCGGGCAGGGTCGGCGACGCCGTCGGTGTGTGGCAGGGCCTGCCCGGGCACACCGCCGCGCTCCTCGGTGTCCCGGCCGCCGTCGTCGTCCTCATCGGCGCCGCCACCGGCCTCGCCGCCTGGCGCGCCGGCCGCGTCCCGCCCGTACCCGCAGGCACATCGGCGGGACCCCGTACCGGCCGCGGACTGTCCCGGCCCGCACTGCGCGCCCTGGCCCTGCCCGGCGTGCCGCCCGCCCTCGTCCTCGGCTGGCACCGCGCGTTCGGCCGCGGCAGGCACGCCCCCGCCACCGTCGCCCGGCTCGCCCTGCCGCTGCTGCTGATCACCGTCGCGCTCAGCGCGTGGACCACCATCGAGCGCTTCGGCTCGCGGCCCGAACAGCTCGGCCTGCCCGCCGCGCTCACCGCCCGCCCCACCGAGGGAGTCGGCGACCGGGAGGCCCGCGCCCTGCTCCAGCGCAGCCCCGACGTGCTCGCCGCCCACCGCGGCCTGGAGGTCGCCGCCCTCGTCCCCGGCCAGACCGGCACCATCGCCCTGCGCGGCCTCGGCACCCGCCAGGACCCCTACCCGTACTCCGTCGCCGAGGGCCGCCCCGCGCGCGGGCCCGACGAGGCGGTCGCCGGTCAGGGCCTGCTCGACCTCCTCGGCGTCCAGGTCGGCGACTGGGTGCGCGTCACCGTCGGAGGCCGCCCCCAGGTGCTGCACCTCGTCGGCCGCAGCATCGAACCGGAGAACGGCGGCCGCACCATCTCCACCTCCCTGGACACCCTGCGCGAGAACGACCCGGACCTGCGGCCCACCGTCTACCACCTGCGGCTGCGCCCCGGCGCCGACCCGCACGCCGTACGCGCCGAACTGCTCCAGGCCGCAGCGGGGCGCCTCGACATCCACGAGGTGTCAGGGCCCGCGGACCGGCTCGCCGCGCTGCGGGGCGTGGTCGCCGGGCTGATCGCCGTCCTCGCCCTGATCGGCCTCACCGAGGTGAGCACCGCCATCGGCGGGGCGGTGCGCGACGGGGAGCGCGACCTGCTCGCCTGGAAGGCCATGGGCCTGTCCGCCCGGCAGGTCACCGCCGTCACGGTGAGCGCGGTCGGCTGCACGGCCCTGGCCGCCGCCGTCGCCGGTACGGCCCTGGGCGTCCCGCTCGCGCACTGGCTGATCGACCACGAGGGCCGTACCAGCGGCATCGGCGCGGGCATCGCGCACGGCCCGTCACCGCTCCACCTGCTGGCCGTCGCCGCCGCGGCGGTGCTCGGCGCCGTCGCGCTGGCGGCAGTGCCCGCGGTTCGGTCCGCCCGCCGCAGACTGGCCGACACGCTCGCCGCGTACGCCTGA
- a CDS encoding glutathione peroxidase codes for MSLYDIPLRTLSGEPTSLADHRGRAVLVVNVASRCGLTPQYAGLEKLQQEYGERGLTVLGVPCNQFGGQEPGSAEEIRTFCSTTYGVSFPLLEKTDVNGPGRHPLYAELTRVADAQGEAGDVQWNFEKFLISPQGEVTRFRPRTEPDARELVEAIEAALPA; via the coding sequence ATGAGCCTGTACGACATCCCGCTGCGCACCCTGTCCGGTGAGCCGACGAGCCTGGCCGACCACCGGGGCCGGGCCGTGCTGGTGGTGAACGTGGCGTCGCGGTGCGGGCTGACCCCGCAGTACGCCGGTCTGGAGAAGCTCCAGCAGGAGTACGGCGAGCGCGGCCTGACCGTGCTGGGCGTGCCGTGCAACCAGTTCGGCGGGCAGGAGCCGGGCAGCGCGGAGGAGATCCGCACGTTCTGCTCGACGACGTACGGCGTGTCGTTCCCGCTGCTGGAGAAGACGGACGTCAACGGGCCGGGCCGGCACCCGCTGTACGCCGAGCTGACCCGGGTCGCGGACGCCCAGGGTGAGGCCGGTGACGTGCAGTGGAACTTCGAGAAGTTCCTGATCTCGCCGCAGGGCGAGGTCACCCGCTTCCGCCCGCGCACGGAGCCTGACGCGCGGGAACTGGTGGAGGCGATCGAGGCCGCGCTCCCCGCCTGA
- a CDS encoding DUF6011 domain-containing protein — MNDEPLPDCAPGDTALGGTAPDGAGRPPVLCRMCGRPLTGRASRRTGLGPACDAKLHPDRPDIRPRRHEVEQDRLF, encoded by the coding sequence ATGAACGACGAGCCACTTCCGGACTGCGCACCCGGCGACACCGCACTCGGCGGCACCGCACCCGACGGGGCCGGGCGCCCGCCCGTGCTGTGCCGGATGTGCGGGCGCCCGCTGACCGGCCGGGCCTCGCGCCGCACCGGCCTGGGCCCCGCCTGCGACGCGAAACTCCACCCGGACCGCCCCGACATCCGCCCCCGCCGCCACGAGGTGGAGCAGGACCGCCTGTTCTAG
- a CDS encoding acyl-CoA thioesterase, whose product MTTNPAERLVDLLDLEQIEVNIFRGRSPEESLQRVFGGQVAGQALVAAGRTTEGDRPVHSLHAYFLRPGIPGVPIVYQVERVRDGRSFTTRRVTAVQRGKTIFNLTASFHQPEEAGFEHQLPPRLDFPAPETLPPVVDEIREHLGALPESLERMARRQPFDIRYVDRLRWTAEEIKDADPRSAVWMRAVGPLGDDPLVHTCALTYASDMTLLDAVRIPVEPLWGPRGFDMASLDHAMWFHRPFRADEWFLYDQESPIATGGRGLARGRIYDLEGRLLVSVVQEGLFRRLR is encoded by the coding sequence ATGACGACGAACCCCGCCGAGAGGCTGGTCGACCTGCTCGACCTGGAGCAGATCGAGGTCAACATCTTCCGCGGCCGCAGCCCCGAGGAGTCGTTGCAGCGGGTCTTCGGCGGGCAGGTCGCCGGGCAGGCCCTGGTCGCCGCCGGCCGCACGACGGAGGGCGACCGCCCGGTCCACTCGCTGCACGCGTACTTCCTGCGGCCGGGCATCCCCGGCGTGCCGATCGTGTACCAGGTGGAGCGGGTGCGCGACGGCCGGTCGTTCACGACGCGGCGGGTCACGGCGGTGCAGCGCGGCAAGACGATCTTCAATCTGACGGCGTCGTTCCACCAGCCGGAGGAGGCCGGGTTCGAGCACCAGCTGCCGCCGCGCCTGGACTTCCCGGCGCCGGAAACGCTGCCGCCGGTGGTGGACGAGATCCGCGAGCACCTGGGGGCGCTGCCAGAGTCGCTGGAGCGGATGGCGCGCCGCCAGCCGTTCGACATCCGGTACGTGGACCGGCTGCGCTGGACGGCCGAGGAGATCAAGGACGCCGACCCGCGCAGCGCGGTGTGGATGCGCGCGGTGGGCCCGCTGGGCGACGACCCGCTGGTCCACACGTGCGCGCTGACGTACGCCTCCGACATGACCCTGCTGGACGCGGTGCGCATCCCGGTAGAGCCGCTGTGGGGGCCGCGCGGGTTCGACATGGCGTCGCTGGACCACGCGATGTGGTTCCACCGGCCGTTCCGCGCCGACGAGTGGTTCCTGTACGACCAGGAGTCCCCGATCGCCACGGGCGGCCGGGGCCTGGCGCGCGGCCGGATCTACGACCTGGAGGGCCGGCTGCTCGTCTCGGTGGTCCAGGAGGGCCTGTTCCGTCGGCTGCGCTGA
- a CDS encoding DEAD/DEAH box helicase, with product MTLIDQLPQTADPDALFEAFSSWASARGISLYPAQEEALIEVVSGANVILSTPTGSGKSLVAAGAHFTALANDQVTFYTAPIKALVSEKFFDLCKLFGTENVGMLTGDASVNADAPVICCTAEVLASIALRDGKDADIGQVVMDEFHFYAEPDRGWAWQIPILELPQAQFVLMSATLGDVSMFEKDLTRRTGRPTAVVRSATRPVPLSYEYRTTPITETLTELLDTKQAPVYIVHFTQAAAVERAQSLMSINMCSREEKDKIAELIGNFRFTTTFGRNLSRYVRHGIGVHHAGMLPKYRRLVEKLAQAGLLKVICGTDTLGVGVNVPIRTVLFTALTKYDGNRVRTLRAREFHQIAGRAGRAGFDTAGFVVAQAPEHVIENEKALAKAGDDPKKRRKVVRKKAPEGFVNWTENTYEKLIASEPEPLTSRFRVTHTMLLSVIARPGNAFEAMRRLLEDNHEPRKNQLRHIRRAIAIYRSLLDGGVVEQLDRPDAEGRTIRLTVDLQQDFALNQPLSTFALAAFELLDPESPSYALDMVSVVESTLDDPRQILAAQQNKARGEAVAEMKSDGVEYEERMERLQEVSYPKPLEELLWHAYNVYRKSHPWVGDHPVSPKSVIRDMYERALSFTEFTSFYELARTEGIVLRYLASAYKALDHTIPDDLKTEDLEDLIAWLGEMVRQVDSSLLDEWEQLANPEVETAEQAQEKADQVKPVTANARAFRVLVRNAMFRRVELAALDHVEELGELDGESGWDADAWGEAMDKYWDEYDDLGTGPDARGPKLLSIEEDPEHGLWRVRQTFADPNGDHDWGISAEVDLAASDEEGRAVVRVTDVGPF from the coding sequence GTGACCCTTATCGATCAGCTGCCGCAGACCGCCGATCCCGATGCCCTCTTCGAGGCCTTCTCGTCATGGGCGTCAGCCCGGGGCATCTCGCTGTACCCGGCCCAGGAGGAGGCGCTGATCGAGGTGGTGTCCGGCGCCAACGTGATCCTCTCCACCCCCACCGGCTCGGGAAAGAGCCTGGTCGCGGCGGGTGCGCACTTCACGGCGCTGGCGAATGACCAGGTGACGTTCTACACGGCGCCGATCAAGGCGCTCGTGTCGGAGAAGTTCTTCGACCTGTGCAAGCTGTTCGGCACGGAGAACGTCGGCATGCTGACCGGCGACGCGTCGGTGAACGCCGACGCGCCGGTGATCTGCTGCACGGCCGAGGTGCTGGCGTCGATCGCGCTGCGCGACGGCAAGGACGCCGACATCGGCCAGGTCGTCATGGACGAGTTCCACTTCTACGCGGAGCCGGACCGGGGCTGGGCCTGGCAGATCCCGATCCTCGAACTGCCGCAGGCGCAGTTCGTGCTGATGTCGGCGACGCTCGGCGACGTGTCGATGTTCGAGAAGGACCTGACGCGCCGCACGGGCCGCCCCACCGCCGTGGTCCGCTCCGCGACGCGCCCGGTGCCGCTGTCGTACGAGTACCGGACGACGCCGATCACGGAGACGCTGACCGAGCTGCTGGACACCAAGCAGGCGCCGGTCTACATCGTCCACTTCACGCAGGCCGCCGCCGTCGAGCGGGCGCAGTCGCTGATGAGCATCAACATGTGCTCGCGCGAGGAGAAGGACAAGATCGCCGAGCTGATCGGCAACTTCCGGTTCACCACCACGTTCGGCCGCAACCTGTCGCGGTACGTGCGGCACGGCATCGGCGTGCACCACGCGGGCATGCTGCCGAAGTACCGGCGGCTGGTGGAGAAGCTCGCCCAGGCCGGTCTGCTGAAGGTGATCTGCGGTACGGACACGCTCGGCGTCGGCGTCAACGTCCCCATCCGCACGGTGCTGTTCACCGCCCTGACGAAGTACGACGGGAACCGGGTGCGCACGCTGCGCGCCCGGGAGTTCCACCAGATCGCCGGGCGCGCCGGGCGGGCCGGGTTCGACACGGCCGGGTTCGTCGTCGCGCAGGCGCCCGAGCACGTCATCGAGAACGAGAAGGCGCTGGCGAAGGCGGGCGACGACCCGAAGAAGCGCCGCAAGGTCGTCCGCAAGAAGGCTCCCGAGGGCTTCGTCAACTGGACGGAGAACACCTACGAGAAGCTGATCGCGTCCGAGCCGGAGCCGCTGACCTCCCGTTTCCGTGTCACGCACACGATGCTGCTGTCCGTGATCGCCCGGCCGGGCAACGCGTTCGAGGCGATGCGCCGCCTGCTGGAGGACAACCACGAGCCGCGCAAGAACCAGCTGCGGCACATCCGCCGCGCCATCGCGATCTACCGGTCGCTGCTGGACGGCGGGGTCGTCGAGCAGCTGGACCGGCCGGACGCGGAGGGCCGCACGATCCGGCTGACCGTGGACCTCCAGCAGGACTTCGCGCTGAACCAGCCGCTGTCCACGTTCGCGCTGGCCGCGTTCGAGCTGCTGGACCCGGAGTCGCCGTCGTACGCGCTGGACATGGTGTCGGTGGTGGAATCGACGCTGGACGACCCGCGGCAGATCCTCGCCGCGCAGCAGAACAAGGCGCGCGGCGAGGCGGTCGCCGAGATGAAGTCGGACGGCGTCGAGTACGAGGAGCGGATGGAGCGGCTCCAGGAGGTGTCGTACCCGAAGCCGCTGGAGGAGCTGCTGTGGCACGCGTACAACGTCTACCGGAAGTCGCACCCGTGGGTCGGTGACCATCCCGTGTCGCCGAAGTCTGTGATCCGCGACATGTACGAACGGGCGCTGTCCTTCACGGAGTTCACCTCGTTCTACGAGCTGGCCCGCACCGAGGGCATCGTGCTGCGGTACCTGGCGAGCGCGTACAAGGCGCTGGACCACACGATCCCGGACGACCTGAAGACCGAGGACCTGGAGGACCTGATCGCCTGGCTGGGCGAGATGGTCCGCCAGGTGGACTCCAGCCTGCTGGACGAGTGGGAGCAGCTGGCCAACCCGGAGGTGGAGACCGCCGAGCAGGCGCAGGAGAAGGCCGACCAGGTCAAGCCGGTCACGGCCAACGCCCGCGCCTTCCGCGTCCTCGTACGGAACGCGATGTTCCGACGGGTGGAGCTGGCCGCGCTGGACCATGTGGAGGAGCTGGGCGAGCTGGACGGCGAGTCCGGCTGGGACGCCGACGCGTGGGGCGAGGCGATGGACAAGTACTGGGACGAGTACGACGACCTGGGCACCGGCCCGGACGCGCGCGGGCCCAAGCTGCTGTCCATCGAGGAGGACCCGGAGCACGGCCTGTGGCGGGTCCGGCAGACGTTCGCCGACCCGAACGGCGACCATGACTGGGGCATCAGCGCGGAGGTGGACCTCGCCGCGTCGGACGAGGAGGGCCGCGCGGTCGTCCGCGTCACCGACGTGGGCCCGTTCTGA
- a CDS encoding metal-dependent hydrolase has protein sequence MMGPAHSLSGAAAWLGVGAAATAAGHPMPWPVLVVGALICAGAALAPDLDHKSATISRAFGPLSRWLCEVVDKLSYAVYKATRTRTDPRRSGGHRTLTHTALWAVAIGVGGSVIAVTGGRWAVLGILFVHLVLAVEGLLWRAARVSSDVLVWLLGASCAWILAGVLDHPGNGANWLFDAPGQEYMWLGLPIVLGALVHDIGDALTVSGCPILWPLPIKKKRWYPIGPPKALRFKAGSWVEVRVLMPVFMVLGGFGGVVALNVI, from the coding sequence ATGATGGGACCGGCGCACTCACTCTCCGGGGCGGCAGCCTGGCTGGGGGTGGGCGCCGCGGCAACCGCCGCCGGACATCCCATGCCGTGGCCGGTTCTCGTCGTCGGCGCGCTCATCTGCGCCGGAGCGGCGCTCGCCCCGGACCTCGACCACAAGTCGGCGACGATCTCCCGTGCCTTCGGGCCGCTGTCCCGCTGGCTGTGCGAGGTCGTCGACAAGCTGTCGTACGCCGTCTACAAGGCGACCCGCACGCGCACGGACCCGCGCCGCAGCGGCGGCCACCGCACGCTGACCCACACCGCGCTCTGGGCGGTCGCCATCGGTGTCGGCGGTTCCGTCATCGCGGTCACCGGCGGCCGCTGGGCCGTCCTCGGCATCCTCTTCGTCCACCTGGTCCTCGCCGTCGAGGGCCTGCTGTGGCGGGCCGCCCGCGTCTCCAGCGACGTCCTCGTGTGGCTGCTCGGCGCGAGCTGCGCCTGGATCCTCGCCGGGGTGCTGGACCATCCCGGCAACGGCGCGAACTGGCTGTTCGACGCGCCCGGGCAGGAGTACATGTGGCTGGGACTGCCGATCGTGCTGGGCGCGCTGGTGCACGACATCGGCGACGCGCTGACCGTGTCGGGCTGCCCCATCCTGTGGCCGCTGCCGATCAAGAAGAAGCGCTGGTACCCGATCGGCCCGCCGAAGGCGCTGCGCTTCAAGGCGGGCAGCTGGGTCGAGGTCCGCGTGCTGATGCCTGTCTTCATGGTGCTCGGCGGCTTCGGCGGAGTGGTCGCGCTGAACGTCATCTGA
- a CDS encoding peptide-N4-asparagine amidase has translation MGQRTIMSMITGLVLAAGVLAGGPAAAIAAERPAVPAEFGSDWHDPVSAAPPVPRPEGVRSCEVTVARAQFRDFTPYRGSYTPPEGCGSRWSAVVLRLDGNVKGRQYDRLGHLSIGGVEVFRTSTPQPSPEGITWSVEKDVTRYSDTLSRPQPVEMLIGNVVNDTYTGVIDVTVTLTFYATRAPDGPAPDPATTPERVLPLGADGTVTTPRNTERLLAEVYATGSGGGCEEYWYMSVPTGAPYSCTAADGPHREVRITVDGRLAGIAAPFPTVWTGGWSNPFLWYVIPGPRALDVKPVVYDLTPFAGLLNDGRPHRVEVSVAGAPAGQQGWSTPTNLLLWQDEGRDVVTGALTRHEDGGLANSSVHTPGAPHRLDTTAAHRLTVAGYLDTSHGRVTTSVTRSVGHTSVHRWGADENPDALDATWTDHETVTTGATTTRTRRTYTMDGETTLGAGDRLRTVLSLADRARTDVERDGRRLTFSRLDNTYTGDATFTLGVPRDQRRAVGTSMERYRLHDSAGCHDRTLRTAQGALTEDRARC, from the coding sequence ATGGGACAACGAACGATCATGAGCATGATCACCGGTCTGGTGCTCGCCGCCGGTGTTCTCGCGGGAGGGCCGGCCGCCGCCATCGCGGCCGAGCGGCCCGCGGTGCCCGCCGAGTTCGGCTCCGACTGGCACGACCCGGTGAGCGCCGCGCCGCCCGTGCCCCGGCCGGAGGGAGTGCGCTCCTGCGAGGTGACGGTCGCCCGCGCCCAGTTCCGCGACTTCACCCCGTACCGCGGCTCCTACACGCCGCCCGAGGGCTGCGGCAGCCGGTGGAGCGCCGTGGTGCTGCGCCTCGACGGCAACGTCAAGGGACGCCAGTACGACCGGCTCGGCCACCTCTCCATCGGCGGCGTCGAGGTATTCCGCACCTCCACCCCACAGCCCTCGCCCGAGGGCATCACGTGGTCGGTGGAGAAGGACGTCACCCGCTACAGCGACACGCTGAGCCGCCCGCAGCCCGTCGAGATGCTCATCGGCAACGTCGTCAACGACACGTACACGGGCGTAATCGACGTCACCGTCACCCTCACCTTCTACGCGACCCGCGCCCCGGACGGCCCCGCTCCCGACCCGGCCACCACCCCCGAGCGCGTCCTGCCGCTCGGCGCGGACGGCACCGTCACCACCCCGCGCAACACCGAGCGCCTCCTCGCCGAGGTCTACGCCACCGGCTCCGGCGGCGGCTGCGAGGAGTACTGGTACATGAGCGTCCCGACCGGGGCGCCCTACTCCTGCACCGCCGCCGACGGCCCTCACCGCGAGGTCCGCATCACCGTGGACGGGCGGCTCGCCGGGATCGCCGCGCCCTTCCCGACGGTCTGGACGGGCGGCTGGTCCAACCCGTTCCTCTGGTACGTGATCCCCGGGCCCCGCGCCCTCGACGTCAAGCCCGTCGTCTACGACCTGACGCCCTTCGCCGGACTCCTCAACGACGGCCGCCCGCACCGCGTCGAGGTCTCCGTCGCGGGCGCCCCGGCCGGACAGCAGGGCTGGAGCACCCCCACCAACCTGCTGCTGTGGCAGGACGAGGGCCGCGACGTCGTGACCGGCGCCCTCACCCGCCACGAGGACGGCGGCCTCGCCAACAGCTCCGTCCACACCCCGGGCGCCCCTCACCGCCTCGACACGACGGCCGCGCACCGGCTGACCGTCGCCGGGTACCTCGACACGTCCCACGGCCGGGTGACCACCAGCGTCACCCGCTCCGTCGGCCACACCTCCGTCCACCGCTGGGGCGCCGACGAGAACCCCGACGCCCTCGACGCCACCTGGACCGACCACGAGACGGTCACCACCGGCGCCACCACCACCCGCACCCGGCGCACGTACACGATGGACGGCGAGACCACCCTCGGCGCGGGCGACCGGCTGCGCACGGTGCTGAGCCTCGCCGACCGAGCCCGCACCGACGTGGAGCGCGACGGCCGGCGCCTGACCTTCTCGCGCCTCGACAACACGTACACGGGCGACGCCACGTTCACCCTCGGCGTCCCGCGCGACCAGCGCCGCGCGGTGGGCACCTCGATGGAGCGGTACCGGCTCCACGACTCCGCCGGATGCCACGACCGCACGCTCCGCACGGCCCAGGGCGCCCTGACGGAGGACCGCGCCCGCTGCTGA